The following coding sequences lie in one Gemmatimonadota bacterium genomic window:
- a CDS encoding ATP-binding protein, whose protein sequence is MPFRLFTRRSLRGKFFRVVLGGLVLPFLLVGFWLTGTAGRSGEGLLRDRLDSALTKAALGVTKARLTAESIVPSGTVGADLLGALLVAVDRRTGAVLGEWPLDRSLLDGDHFESGGERWLVRRREVQEPAITLIAAAPLSTYTVPFERAARKGALAILIVALGGLTVATVLTRRMTNSMESLAAATQAVASGDLDRRVREDTTDEVGRVGRAFNAMTESLRGTLQELSQRQSLAAVGEFAAALSHEIRNPLTSIRIDLQRVQEKLPADSTLRTPLERALREVDRLDQTVSGALRIARSGHIGSDLVDLRVPLQRAIEVARVSFDQRRARLHEPALGDAPVPIRGDEAALEQTFLNILLNAAHALAESGEATVTVEGVTSGVRVTVRDTGVGIPAEQLESVFDPFYTTKSDGTGLGLSVARQIVSAHGGHIRIRSTAGEGTAVEIDLPIAR, encoded by the coding sequence ATGCCCTTTCGGCTCTTCACCCGTCGATCACTCCGGGGCAAGTTCTTTCGTGTGGTGCTCGGTGGCCTGGTGCTGCCCTTTCTGCTGGTCGGCTTCTGGCTCACTGGCACTGCGGGCCGCTCCGGTGAGGGGTTGTTGCGCGATCGGCTCGACAGCGCACTGACAAAGGCCGCACTCGGTGTTACCAAGGCCCGGCTCACGGCCGAGAGCATCGTGCCGTCGGGAACCGTAGGCGCCGACCTGCTCGGAGCACTGCTGGTGGCGGTTGACCGTCGCACCGGAGCCGTGCTTGGCGAGTGGCCCCTCGATCGCTCACTGCTCGACGGAGATCACTTCGAGTCGGGCGGCGAACGCTGGCTTGTGCGTCGGCGCGAAGTGCAGGAGCCAGCGATCACGCTGATCGCCGCGGCGCCGCTGAGCACCTACACGGTGCCGTTCGAGCGGGCAGCTCGGAAGGGTGCGCTCGCGATTCTTATTGTTGCACTTGGGGGGCTCACGGTCGCGACGGTGCTGACGCGGCGGATGACCAACTCGATGGAATCCCTCGCCGCCGCCACCCAGGCCGTCGCCTCAGGCGACCTCGATCGCCGTGTGCGCGAGGACACCACCGATGAGGTGGGGCGAGTGGGCCGCGCCTTCAACGCGATGACCGAGTCGCTACGAGGCACGCTGCAGGAACTCTCGCAGCGTCAGTCGCTCGCGGCCGTGGGAGAATTTGCGGCGGCGCTCTCGCACGAGATCCGCAATCCACTCACCTCGATTCGCATCGACCTGCAGCGCGTCCAGGAAAAACTTCCTGCCGACTCCACGCTGCGTACTCCGCTCGAGCGAGCGCTGCGCGAGGTCGATCGCCTTGATCAGACGGTGAGCGGTGCCCTGCGCATTGCCCGGAGTGGTCACATCGGCTCGGATCTGGTCGACCTCCGGGTGCCGCTGCAGCGGGCCATCGAGGTGGCCCGCGTCTCGTTCGATCAGCGACGCGCCCGGTTGCACGAGCCCGCCCTTGGCGATGCCCCGGTGCCGATTCGCGGCGACGAGGCCGCCCTCGAGCAGACCTTCCTCAACATCCTCCTCAATGCCGCCCACGCCCTCGCGGAGAGCGGCGAGGCGACCGTGACGGTCGAGGGGGTGACCAGCGGAGTTCGGGTGACGGTGCGTGATACCGGTGTCGGCATCCCGGCCGAGCAGCTCGAATCGGTGTTCGACCCCTTCTACACCACCAAGTCCGACGGTACCGGCCTCGGCCTCTCGGTCGCCCGGCAAATCGTCTCGGCCCACGGGGGGCATATCCGGATCCGGAGCACGGCGGGGGAAGGGACGGCGGTGGAGATCGATCTGCCCATCGCGAGGTGA
- the queC gene encoding 7-cyano-7-deazaguanine synthase QueC — MHSGSPKAVVLLSGGMDSATCLAIARAQGFACYALSFRYGQRHAIELEAATRVAQAQGVTEHKIVDIDLRAFGGSALTADISVPKDRPEQTMGDDIPVTYVPARNTIFLSYALAWAEVLDAHDIFIGVNALDYSGYPDCRPEFIAAYQATARLGTRLTDLTVRAPLVRYSKSEIIAKGNTLGVDYSITRTCYDPLADGTSCGHCDACLLRLRGFAQLGLADPAPYVAGVQ; from the coding sequence ATGCACTCCGGATCCCCCAAGGCCGTCGTCCTCCTCTCCGGGGGAATGGACTCCGCCACCTGCCTCGCCATCGCCCGGGCGCAGGGCTTCGCCTGCTATGCCCTCTCCTTCCGCTATGGCCAGCGGCACGCCATCGAGCTCGAAGCGGCAACCCGCGTGGCCCAGGCCCAGGGCGTCACCGAGCACAAGATTGTCGATATCGACCTCCGCGCCTTCGGCGGCTCGGCCCTCACCGCCGACATCTCCGTCCCGAAGGACCGCCCCGAGCAGACCATGGGCGACGATATCCCGGTGACCTACGTCCCGGCCCGGAATACCATCTTCCTCTCGTATGCGCTCGCCTGGGCCGAAGTCCTCGACGCCCACGACATCTTCATCGGCGTCAATGCCCTCGACTACTCTGGCTACCCCGACTGCCGACCCGAGTTCATCGCCGCCTACCAGGCCACCGCCCGACTGGGCACCCGGCTGACCGACCTGACAGTACGCGCCCCGCTGGTCCGCTACTCCAAGAGTGAGATCATCGCCAAGGGCAACACGCTCGGCGTGGATTACTCGATCACCCGGACCTGCTACGACCCGCTCGCCGATGGCACCTCCTGCGGCCACTGCGACGCCTGCCTCCTCCGCCTCCGCGGCTTCGCCCAGCTCGGCCTCGCCGACCCGGCCCCATACGTCGCAGGCGTCCAGTGA
- a CDS encoding amidohydrolase family protein, which yields MRLLLTVIFAAFVPALASAQITAIRAGAIVDPDAGSTARNQVILVDRGRITAIGSNVTIPAGAKVIDLSTSTISPGLVDAHAHLCMEVQPRRDADNYYLTTLQDPEAFRAIEGVVNARTMLEAGFTSVRDIGNEGNFDCVQVRRAILQGMIPGPTLLTAGRIIAPYGGQFHLQPDKQGLAEPEYFFADTRDEMVKAVRQNIHFGATVIKIVVDDQRYIYSADDIRFIKDEAARAGLKLAAHAWTGPGAHNAAEAGVNSIEHGYAISDADLELAKKNNVVLVGTEYLAIGTSDAEHKQWVDKLARAYKIGVTLVYGTDATTRKQGVTRGQDAISGVDMWVEAGLPAKAILKAITTEAHRLLGLDGQRGFLKVGMAADLIATPANPLEDIKTLKAVSFVMKNGVVVRNDAGQGKP from the coding sequence ATGCGCCTGCTCCTCACGGTCATCTTCGCCGCGTTCGTGCCTGCCCTCGCTAGCGCACAAATCACCGCCATCCGCGCCGGCGCCATCGTCGATCCCGATGCCGGCAGCACTGCCCGTAACCAGGTGATCCTGGTCGACCGGGGCCGCATCACGGCGATCGGCAGCAACGTCACCATCCCGGCGGGCGCCAAGGTCATCGACCTCTCGACCTCGACGATCTCTCCCGGGCTGGTCGATGCCCACGCCCACCTCTGTATGGAGGTGCAGCCGCGGCGCGATGCCGACAACTACTACCTCACCACCCTGCAGGACCCGGAGGCCTTCCGCGCCATTGAAGGGGTCGTTAACGCCCGCACGATGCTCGAGGCCGGCTTCACCTCGGTGCGTGACATCGGCAACGAGGGGAACTTCGATTGCGTGCAGGTGCGCCGCGCGATCCTGCAGGGGATGATCCCCGGCCCCACGCTGCTCACCGCCGGGCGGATCATCGCGCCGTATGGCGGGCAATTCCATCTGCAGCCTGACAAGCAGGGCCTTGCAGAACCGGAATACTTCTTCGCCGACACCCGCGACGAGATGGTCAAGGCCGTCCGTCAGAACATCCACTTCGGCGCCACCGTGATCAAGATCGTCGTCGACGACCAGCGCTACATCTATAGCGCCGACGATATCCGCTTCATCAAGGACGAGGCGGCGCGCGCGGGGCTCAAGCTCGCGGCCCACGCCTGGACCGGCCCCGGGGCGCATAACGCGGCCGAGGCGGGGGTGAACTCGATCGAACACGGCTACGCCATCAGCGATGCCGACCTCGAGCTCGCCAAGAAGAACAATGTCGTTCTCGTTGGCACCGAGTATCTCGCGATCGGCACCTCCGACGCCGAGCACAAGCAGTGGGTCGACAAGCTCGCACGCGCCTACAAGATCGGCGTGACCCTGGTCTACGGCACCGATGCCACGACCCGCAAGCAGGGCGTCACCCGCGGCCAGGACGCGATCTCGGGGGTCGATATGTGGGTCGAGGCTGGGCTCCCTGCGAAGGCGATCCTCAAGGCGATTACCACCGAGGCCCACCGTCTCCTCGGCCTCGACGGCCAACGCGGCTTCCTCAAAGTCGGAATGGCCGCCGACCTGATCGCGACGCCGGCCAATCCGCTCGAGGATATCAAGACGCTGAAGGCGGTGTCGTTCGTGATGAAGAATGGGGTGGTGGTGCGGAATGATGCGGGGCAGGGGAAGCCGTAG
- a CDS encoding DinB family protein → MNEKALFTTFWMNESTTTRKVLAKIPEGSDYRPDPKSRTAHEIAWQIVCEEKMIIEALETGKAEWAPPPLPETMQEVLKAYEEQSEGMAGRWEKLADARWDGTLEFFGTQRPASTMAWSFLFDIVHHRGQITTYLRPMGSTVPQIYGPSADEP, encoded by the coding sequence ATGAACGAGAAAGCGCTCTTCACGACATTCTGGATGAACGAATCAACGACAACCCGCAAGGTGCTCGCGAAAATCCCGGAGGGATCTGACTACCGCCCGGATCCGAAGTCGCGTACCGCGCACGAGATCGCTTGGCAGATCGTATGCGAGGAGAAGATGATCATCGAAGCGCTCGAGACGGGCAAGGCAGAATGGGCGCCGCCGCCGCTGCCGGAAACAATGCAGGAAGTGCTCAAGGCGTACGAGGAGCAGAGTGAGGGAATGGCCGGCCGGTGGGAGAAGTTGGCGGACGCGCGGTGGGACGGAACGCTTGAGTTTTTTGGCACGCAGCGGCCCGCATCGACGATGGCCTGGAGCTTCCTCTTCGACATTGTGCATCATCGCGGACAGATCACCACGTACCTGCGACCGATGGGGTCCACGGTGCCGCAGATTTACGGGCCGAGCGCGGACGAACCATAG
- the queE gene encoding 7-carboxy-7-deazaguanine synthase codes for MSYAVKEIFFTLQGEGRQAGRPAVFCRFAGCNLWTGREEDRATAVCTFCDTDFVGTDGPDGGKFATAEELADKIFEAWPDDHESDGHYYVVCTGGEPTLQMDEELIDALHERGFEIAIETNGTRPVPDGIDWICVSPKANAPLVQLSGDELKLVYPQATAMPERFADLDFEYKLLQPMDGPDQAANTAAAVAYCLEHPRWGLSLQTHKFLGLR; via the coding sequence GTGAGCTACGCCGTCAAGGAGATCTTCTTCACCCTCCAGGGCGAAGGGCGCCAGGCCGGCCGACCAGCAGTCTTCTGCCGCTTCGCCGGCTGTAACCTCTGGACCGGCCGAGAAGAAGACCGCGCGACGGCAGTCTGCACCTTCTGCGATACGGATTTTGTCGGCACCGACGGCCCCGATGGCGGCAAGTTCGCCACGGCCGAAGAACTCGCCGACAAGATCTTCGAGGCGTGGCCCGACGACCACGAATCCGACGGCCACTATTACGTAGTGTGCACCGGCGGCGAACCGACCTTGCAGATGGATGAAGAACTCATCGACGCGCTGCACGAGCGCGGCTTCGAGATCGCCATCGAGACCAACGGTACCCGACCCGTGCCAGATGGTATTGACTGGATTTGCGTGAGCCCGAAAGCCAACGCCCCGCTGGTGCAGCTCTCCGGCGACGAACTCAAGCTCGTCTACCCGCAGGCGACCGCGATGCCCGAACGCTTCGCAGATCTCGACTTCGAATACAAGCTCCTGCAGCCGATGGATGGCCCTGACCAGGCCGCCAATACCGCCGCCGCCGTGGCGTACTGCCTGGAGCATCCGCGCTGGGGCCTCTCGCTCCAGACCCACAAGTTCCTCGGACTGCGGTGA
- a CDS encoding class I SAM-dependent methyltransferase — MKENPRPNYGLDAPLVVRNLLIVGALGIISLVTRLLGLWSRQDPIASITRPLMGAGLSCGAMALWMIYDSKIGKVREREEYLDKIAWRGDERVLDVGCGLGLFLIGAAKRLSTGRAVGIDKWQAEDLSGNSAAGALENAMIEGVADKVEVQTGDARTLPFDDASFDVVLSSMALHNIYNAGERQTAVREIARVLKSGGRVLILDVRHTRQYAATLRDAGLDVQCVQGIVSNLLTVITFGQLQFGYVIGGKP, encoded by the coding sequence ATGAAAGAGAATCCCCGTCCAAATTACGGCCTGGACGCTCCGCTGGTGGTGCGGAATCTGCTCATCGTCGGGGCGCTGGGAATCATCTCGCTGGTCACCCGGCTGCTGGGTTTGTGGTCGAGGCAAGACCCGATCGCCTCGATCACCAGGCCGCTGATGGGGGCCGGCCTGAGCTGCGGCGCGATGGCCTTGTGGATGATTTACGACAGCAAGATCGGCAAGGTGCGCGAGCGCGAAGAGTATCTCGACAAGATTGCCTGGCGTGGTGATGAGCGGGTGCTGGATGTGGGGTGCGGGCTGGGATTGTTCCTGATTGGCGCCGCAAAGCGACTCTCAACCGGCCGCGCGGTCGGAATCGACAAGTGGCAGGCCGAGGATCTCAGCGGCAACAGCGCTGCGGGGGCACTCGAGAACGCGATGATCGAAGGGGTGGCCGACAAGGTCGAGGTGCAAACCGGCGATGCCCGAACGTTGCCGTTCGACGACGCGAGCTTCGATGTCGTCCTCTCGAGCATGGCGCTGCACAATATCTACAACGCCGGCGAGCGACAGACTGCCGTGCGCGAAATCGCGCGGGTGCTCAAGTCGGGCGGCCGCGTGCTGATCCTGGACGTGCGCCACACCCGCCAGTACGCCGCCACACTGCGCGACGCCGGCCTCGATGTCCAGTGCGTCCAGGGAATCGTCTCGAACCTGCTGACGGTGATCACGTTCGGCCAGTTGCAGTTCGGATACGTAATCGGCGGCAAGCCGTGA
- a CDS encoding DUF2971 domain-containing protein, with the protein MPAILYKYRSVAPASWLYTEAALEKQELFMATRAMFNDPFECRPVFSHECTKEELRAAADRILKKTPLNGQQRRARVREIARGHKDQWPQDFARAVKQLNEAMDRQVGLFCLTAKGDDILMWSHYADAHAGICMGFSTEECDSPFRNARPVRYSRDLPVCRVFAEDRNVVEEKAMFTKADAWAYEEEWRLINFRDGACTKRFEPRFLRQVILGARIAPEVATKVIRLTEKHYPHVQILNACIRENSYGLNLTAV; encoded by the coding sequence ATGCCAGCCATCCTTTACAAGTATCGGAGCGTGGCGCCTGCGAGTTGGTTGTACACCGAAGCTGCACTAGAAAAGCAGGAGCTGTTCATGGCGACCAGGGCAATGTTCAACGACCCGTTCGAGTGCCGGCCAGTCTTCTCGCACGAATGTACCAAAGAGGAGCTCAGAGCCGCCGCAGATCGCATTTTGAAAAAAACTCCGCTAAACGGACAACAACGACGCGCCCGCGTTCGCGAGATCGCGCGGGGACACAAAGACCAGTGGCCCCAGGACTTTGCGCGCGCCGTTAAGCAACTGAATGAGGCGATGGATCGGCAAGTTGGGCTTTTTTGCCTCACCGCCAAGGGCGACGATATTCTGATGTGGTCGCACTATGCCGACGCGCATGCCGGCATTTGCATGGGCTTCAGCACCGAGGAATGCGATTCCCCATTCCGGAACGCCAGGCCTGTGAGATACAGCCGAGACTTGCCAGTCTGTCGAGTCTTTGCTGAGGATCGCAACGTGGTCGAAGAGAAGGCAATGTTTACGAAGGCCGACGCATGGGCGTACGAAGAAGAATGGCGCTTGATCAATTTTCGAGATGGCGCTTGCACCAAGAGATTCGAACCCCGCTTTCTTCGTCAGGTCATCCTGGGTGCGAGGATAGCTCCTGAGGTGGCTACGAAGGTCATTCGCCTGACGGAGAAGCACTACCCGCATGTACAAATTCTCAATGCCTGCATCCGCGAGAATTCTTATGGTCTGAACTTGACCGCGGTCTAA
- the arr gene encoding NAD(+)--rifampin ADP-ribosyltransferase, with amino-acid sequence MTDQHPNFIQSYFHGTKSHLSIGDLIVPGNRANYGERRAKFVYASSNLNVAIWGAELAVGDGPGRIYVVEPVGDIENDPNLTDKKFPGNPTNSFRAQNGFKVVAEVTHWQGHSPDEIKVAREKVDLALRNGAPIIED; translated from the coding sequence ATGACAGACCAACACCCCAATTTCATTCAAAGCTATTTCCACGGCACCAAATCCCATCTGAGCATCGGAGATCTGATCGTCCCCGGAAATCGTGCCAATTACGGGGAGCGGCGGGCGAAATTCGTCTACGCGTCGTCAAATTTGAATGTGGCGATCTGGGGAGCGGAGCTGGCGGTTGGCGACGGTCCCGGCAGGATCTATGTCGTTGAGCCGGTGGGTGACATTGAGAACGATCCAAATCTCACCGACAAGAAGTTTCCCGGAAATCCCACGAACTCATTTCGGGCACAGAATGGCTTCAAGGTGGTGGCTGAAGTCACGCATTGGCAGGGACATTCTCCCGATGAGATCAAAGTGGCTCGAGAAAAAGTCGACTTGGCCTTGAGGAACGGCGCTCCAATAATTGAAGACTAG
- a CDS encoding serine/threonine-protein kinase yields the protein MSAIVPERVLERIDQALGARYRLDQPVAVSPERLLFRAWDKLLKRAVSLRVNVDTSDALRRWFLKEAEALGRLDHPAIRHVYEAGVSGEIAYRVGNWIEGESLADAIQRGPRPVPTVHGLARDLLGALEHAHAYGIIVRRIVPPSLLLTNTQRGTVTDLRYCSLTLPEIPAAEQPTGMPFLAPEVRDGRVGDPTSDVYTAGAILYYAITATTPPLDPTQLTPPRDIRAVIPGALERVILRALDPDPDERYLTAAEMLEDFASDAGAYGESTVSLPTIPTDLQDGPHWEARLRRALGDDYELLAPLGQGGFGRVYRVRDLHLEREVALKILHPHLTQDAATVERFRREAQLAARLNHTNIVNIYDIAGRSGLLWYTMEMVEGPNLAQLVHADGPMSLEQVLRLLREALSALGHAHALGLVHRDIKPENILIEQRGSIRITDFGLALALRGQGRFGGATSQSGTPQFASPEQLLGERVDQRTDLYSLAAVAIYALMGRAPFPGGSVEQVLAKQTIDAVPDLTTARPDVSDALSAVLGRALRNDVEARYASAGEFRSAIEEAVQKGVRRKGSELARLAARILGN from the coding sequence ATGAGCGCCATCGTCCCCGAACGGGTACTCGAACGCATTGATCAGGCACTCGGCGCTCGCTATCGGCTCGACCAGCCGGTGGCGGTGAGCCCCGAACGCCTGCTCTTTCGTGCCTGGGACAAGCTGCTCAAGCGCGCGGTATCGCTCCGTGTGAATGTCGACACCTCCGATGCACTGCGGCGGTGGTTCCTGAAAGAGGCCGAGGCGCTGGGACGGCTCGATCACCCGGCGATCAGGCACGTGTATGAGGCGGGAGTGTCGGGCGAGATCGCGTATCGGGTCGGCAACTGGATCGAAGGCGAATCGCTCGCCGACGCTATTCAACGAGGGCCGCGGCCGGTGCCCACGGTGCACGGCCTCGCGCGCGACCTGCTCGGTGCGCTCGAACACGCGCACGCGTACGGCATCATTGTTCGGCGCATCGTGCCGCCGTCACTGCTGCTCACCAACACCCAGCGCGGCACGGTCACCGACCTGCGCTACTGCTCGCTCACGCTGCCAGAAATTCCGGCGGCGGAGCAGCCGACGGGGATGCCGTTCCTGGCGCCTGAAGTGCGCGATGGCCGCGTGGGCGACCCGACAAGCGATGTGTACACGGCGGGTGCCATTCTCTACTACGCCATCACCGCGACGACGCCGCCGCTCGACCCGACGCAGCTCACGCCGCCGCGCGACATTCGCGCGGTGATCCCGGGCGCCCTCGAACGGGTGATCTTGCGCGCGCTCGACCCCGACCCCGATGAGCGTTATCTCACCGCGGCCGAGATGCTGGAAGACTTCGCGAGCGACGCGGGCGCGTATGGCGAGAGCACGGTGTCTCTGCCGACGATTCCGACGGACCTGCAGGACGGGCCGCACTGGGAGGCGCGCCTGCGCCGGGCGCTGGGTGACGACTACGAACTGCTCGCGCCGCTGGGTCAGGGTGGTTTCGGACGAGTCTATCGCGTGCGCGACCTGCACCTCGAACGCGAAGTCGCGCTCAAGATCCTCCATCCGCATCTCACGCAGGATGCCGCGACCGTGGAGCGCTTCCGTCGCGAGGCGCAGCTGGCCGCGCGACTCAACCACACCAACATCGTCAACATCTACGACATCGCCGGCCGCAGTGGCCTGCTCTGGTACACGATGGAGATGGTCGAGGGGCCGAACCTCGCGCAGCTCGTCCACGCCGATGGACCAATGTCGCTGGAGCAGGTGCTCCGCCTGCTGCGCGAGGCTCTCAGCGCGCTGGGCCACGCGCACGCGCTCGGCCTGGTGCACCGGGACATCAAGCCCGAGAACATTCTCATCGAGCAGCGCGGGAGTATTCGCATCACCGACTTCGGCCTCGCGCTCGCGCTCCGCGGCCAGGGGCGCTTCGGCGGTGCTACCTCGCAGAGCGGCACACCGCAGTTCGCCTCTCCCGAGCAGCTGCTCGGTGAGCGAGTCGATCAGCGCACCGACTTGTACTCATTGGCCGCGGTCGCGATCTACGCCCTGATGGGCCGCGCGCCCTTCCCTGGCGGCTCGGTCGAGCAGGTGCTCGCGAAGCAGACCATCGATGCGGTGCCCGACCTCACCACCGCGCGCCCCGATGTGAGTGATGCGCTCAGTGCTGTGCTCGGCCGCGCCCTGCGCAACGACGTGGAGGCGCGGTATGCGAGCGCCGGTGAGTTCCGCAGCGCGATCGAGGAGGCGGTGCAGAAGGGAGTGCGGCGGAAGGGGAGCGAGTTGGCGCGGCTGGCGGCGAGGATACTGGGGAACTAG
- a CDS encoding HD domain-containing protein, translating into MHGYSDRINHAFAFTAKYYAPRAPLEGAMSFLAHPANVAVVLARHGADELTIVAGILHHVIEATPGPDLAAMGAKIQENFGSVALAIATDAADHHIDDKGDPIPWVHRKRVLLNHLLIMEPRALDICCADEIHDCGTAIALVERLGGEYLATHGLPPAPQALGWYGDLLDALDRRTDWPARAMRHELATLRARLMASLREDS; encoded by the coding sequence ATGCACGGCTATTCCGACCGGATCAATCACGCCTTCGCCTTCACCGCGAAATACTACGCCCCGCGCGCGCCGCTCGAGGGAGCGATGTCGTTCCTGGCGCACCCCGCCAACGTGGCCGTGGTGCTCGCGCGGCACGGCGCTGATGAACTGACCATCGTGGCCGGCATTCTCCATCACGTGATCGAGGCCACGCCCGGCCCCGACCTCGCGGCGATGGGCGCCAAGATCCAGGAGAACTTCGGCTCCGTGGCACTCGCCATCGCGACCGACGCGGCAGACCATCACATCGACGACAAGGGCGACCCGATTCCGTGGGTCCACCGCAAGCGGGTGCTGCTGAATCATCTACTGATCATGGAGCCGCGCGCGCTCGATATCTGCTGCGCCGACGAGATCCACGATTGCGGCACCGCCATCGCCCTCGTCGAACGACTCGGCGGCGAATACCTCGCCACTCACGGCCTGCCACCCGCCCCGCAAGCCCTCGGCTGGTATGGCGACCTGCTCGACGCACTCGACCGCCGCACCGACTGGCCCGCACGCGCGATGCGTCACGAACTCGCGACGTTGCGGGCACGATTGATGGCATCGCTGCGAGAAGATTCCTGA
- the infA gene encoding translation initiation factor IF-1 — protein sequence MAKEEGIEMEGMVQEVLPDRNYRVLLENGHTILAYAAGKMSKFKIRVLEGDRVSVVLSPYDLTRGRVVYRHK from the coding sequence ATGGCGAAGGAAGAAGGGATCGAAATGGAGGGAATGGTCCAGGAAGTCCTCCCGGACCGCAACTATCGCGTCCTCCTGGAGAACGGACATACCATCCTTGCTTACGCGGCCGGGAAGATGTCCAAGTTCAAGATCCGCGTGCTCGAGGGAGACAGGGTCTCCGTCGTGCTGTCGCCGTACGATCTGACCCGTGGAAGAGTTGTGTACCGTCACAAGTAG
- a CDS encoding sigma-54 dependent transcriptional regulator, translated as MTRSLLIVDDDATIRDALAEALADDGMAVRTADSAESALSIIGAGGVDVVLSDIRMPGLDGIALLRLLKERQASIDVILMTAFDDMPTVVAGMREGAVEFLVKPLDLHALRRVLAQVFEDRRLRVGARRHDEESGAIAEHFPGALVGHDPRMVAVFKRIGQAAGSRATVLIRGETGTGKELIARAIHASSPESGTPFVAVNCAALPANLLESELFGHVRGAFTGATGDRRGRFALAGRGTIFLDEIGDTTVDLQAKLLRVLQEREYYPVGGERPERTEARVLAATHRNLEGLVASGAFRADLYYRLRVVDIEVPALRERAADVPLLAQHLMLKASEALGRQVPVLSQGAIDLLAAYDWPGNVRELENCLMRALVQASGDVIRPEHIQLAATTQDNPVVLATLDALEREHVERVLAVFHGHKSRTARALGVSRPRLDRLLKKHGLD; from the coding sequence ATGACCCGCTCCCTCCTGATCGTCGATGATGATGCCACCATCCGTGACGCCCTCGCCGAGGCGCTCGCGGATGACGGCATGGCGGTGCGCACGGCCGATAGCGCCGAGAGCGCCTTGAGCATCATCGGCGCTGGTGGCGTCGATGTGGTCCTCAGCGACATCCGGATGCCAGGTCTCGATGGCATCGCCCTGCTGCGGTTGCTGAAGGAGCGGCAGGCGAGCATCGATGTCATCCTGATGACGGCATTCGATGATATGCCGACGGTGGTGGCCGGAATGCGAGAGGGGGCGGTCGAGTTCCTGGTCAAGCCGCTGGACCTGCACGCGTTGCGACGGGTGCTGGCGCAGGTATTCGAAGACCGACGCCTGCGGGTCGGGGCGCGGCGGCACGATGAGGAGAGCGGTGCCATCGCCGAACATTTCCCCGGGGCGCTGGTGGGGCACGACCCCCGGATGGTGGCCGTCTTCAAGCGGATCGGACAGGCAGCGGGGAGTCGCGCCACGGTGTTGATCCGCGGCGAGACCGGCACCGGAAAGGAACTGATCGCGCGCGCAATTCACGCGAGCTCGCCCGAATCGGGTACGCCCTTCGTGGCGGTCAACTGCGCCGCGCTGCCGGCGAACCTGCTGGAGTCGGAACTCTTCGGTCACGTGCGCGGCGCCTTCACTGGCGCGACGGGCGACCGTCGAGGTCGTTTCGCACTCGCGGGACGCGGGACGATCTTCCTCGACGAAATCGGCGATACCACGGTCGACCTGCAGGCCAAGCTGCTCCGCGTTTTGCAGGAGCGCGAGTACTACCCGGTGGGTGGCGAGCGACCCGAGCGCACCGAGGCCCGCGTGCTGGCCGCCACGCATCGCAACCTCGAAGGGCTAGTTGCCAGCGGCGCCTTCCGCGCCGACCTCTATTATCGCCTGCGCGTTGTCGACATCGAGGTCCCGGCGCTGCGTGAGCGTGCTGCCGATGTACCGTTGCTGGCGCAGCACCTGATGCTCAAGGCCAGCGAAGCGCTCGGTCGCCAGGTGCCGGTACTGTCGCAGGGGGCGATCGACCTGCTCGCGGCATACGACTGGCCCGGCAATGTGCGCGAATTGGAGAACTGCCTGATGCGCGCCCTGGTGCAGGCGAGCGGCGATGTGATCCGGCCCGAGCATATCCAGCTCGCGGCCACTACGCAGGACAACCCGGTGGTGCTCGCCACCCTCGACGCGCTTGAACGCGAGCACGTGGAGCGCGTCCTCGCCGTGTTCCACGGTCACAAGAGCCGCACCGCGCGCGCCCTCGGCGTCTCTCGTCCTCGCCTCGACCGATTGCTCAAGAAGCACGGCCTCGACTGA